A genomic window from Periweissella cryptocerci includes:
- the alr gene encoding alanine racemase → MVVASLRPSRIEISQAAFNQNIRTTMQTSHAKHMFLAVKANGYGHGILEIAHAAVNAGVYGLAVAVADEAVVLRQNGITIPIMVLGYTEPQYAEILAQHDIIASVVSADWLTDALDFLTGNHALQVSISLDTGMNRIGMRTKNELHRAIDMIKAHPNMYEWLGLMTHFATADSTDEAYFEKQLARWHDLTDDLAELPPMVHVANSGAAMYHADEVPTDFIRVGTVAYGWEPSGKELATGEGLAPILSIKSALSFVKQLDGDEGISYGRTYETDCQQWIGTIPLGYGDGIDRNMQGFEILVGNEKAKIVGQIAMDQLMVRLPHEMPVGTEVTLVGSNGQQSIDIWDVTKYVGSQPWEFTNRLTERLPRFLVD, encoded by the coding sequence CAAACTAGTCATGCCAAGCACATGTTTTTGGCAGTCAAGGCAAATGGTTATGGGCACGGGATTCTGGAAATCGCGCACGCAGCAGTAAATGCGGGCGTTTATGGGTTAGCAGTGGCCGTGGCTGATGAAGCGGTCGTCTTACGGCAAAATGGAATCACGATTCCAATTATGGTGCTGGGTTATACGGAACCGCAATATGCCGAAATCTTGGCGCAACACGATATCATCGCCAGTGTAGTTAGTGCTGATTGGTTGACGGATGCACTAGATTTCTTAACTGGGAATCACGCATTGCAAGTGTCGATTTCACTTGATACAGGCATGAATCGGATTGGCATGCGGACGAAAAATGAGTTACACCGCGCAATCGATATGATTAAGGCGCACCCCAATATGTACGAATGGTTAGGCTTGATGACCCACTTTGCGACCGCTGACTCAACTGACGAAGCGTACTTTGAAAAGCAACTGGCACGCTGGCATGATTTAACCGATGATTTGGCTGAGCTACCACCAATGGTACACGTCGCCAATTCTGGGGCAGCGATGTATCATGCTGACGAAGTGCCAACTGATTTTATTCGGGTGGGCACGGTCGCGTATGGCTGGGAACCATCTGGTAAAGAATTGGCTACGGGCGAAGGCTTGGCCCCCATTTTGAGTATCAAGTCAGCTTTGAGCTTTGTTAAGCAATTAGATGGCGATGAAGGGATCAGCTACGGGCGGACTTATGAGACCGATTGCCAGCAATGGATTGGCACGATTCCTTTAGGTTACGGCGATGGCATTGACCGCAATATGCAGGGATTTGAAATCCTAGTTGGTAATGAAAAGGCCAAAATTGTTGGTCAAATAGCGATGGATCAACTGATGGTGCGCCTCCCCCACGAAATGCCAGTGGGGACGGAAGTAACGTTAGTCGGCTCAAACGGGCAGCAGTCAATTGATATTTGGGATGTGACCAAGTATGTCGGTTCGCAACCATGGGAATTTACCAATCGTTTAACGGAACGGTTACCACGCTTCCTAGTTGATTAG
- the lysA gene encoding diaminopimelate decarboxylase, with protein MSEAQLQTNAAGHLSIGGYDAVTLATEFQTPLVVYDVAKIRQQIRDFKQVFNEENINYAVSYASKAFATIAMYQVVAQEGAHIDVVSGGELYTAMQADFPMADVSFHGNNKAYAELEMAVDAQVGAIIVDNFDELAMLTTILAAKDTRVNVMLRLTPGISAHTHEYDQTGQTDSKFGFDIESGQARQALDFVLANDRFQMRGIHAHIGSQIFEVTGFVAAAEKLVATIVEWRDAIGYEPEVINVGGGFGIRYTTDDDPIPASDFVKAIIQAVKQATATNHLAMPAIWIEPGRSIVGEAGYSLYTVGTRKVVPDLLPYINVDGGMGDNIRPALYQAKYEAILANNPQAPTTRKVRISGKYCESGDILVYEQDMPAVQTGDIIALLATGAYGYSMASNYNRNPRPAVVFIENGAAKVVVERETYADLVRLDRSYL; from the coding sequence ATGAGTGAAGCACAATTACAAACAAATGCGGCTGGGCACTTAAGTATTGGCGGTTATGATGCCGTGACATTAGCGACAGAATTTCAAACGCCCTTGGTAGTCTATGACGTAGCTAAAATTCGTCAACAGATTCGGGATTTTAAACAGGTATTTAATGAAGAAAATATAAATTACGCCGTTAGTTATGCTTCCAAAGCGTTTGCGACAATTGCGATGTATCAAGTGGTCGCCCAAGAAGGTGCGCACATCGATGTGGTGTCGGGTGGCGAACTCTATACGGCGATGCAAGCGGATTTCCCGATGGCTGATGTGAGTTTTCACGGTAACAACAAAGCGTATGCAGAATTAGAAATGGCCGTCGATGCCCAAGTTGGTGCGATTATCGTGGATAATTTTGATGAGTTGGCGATGCTGACGACGATTTTGGCAGCTAAAGATACGCGCGTCAATGTGATGCTCCGGTTAACGCCAGGAATTTCCGCGCATACCCATGAATATGATCAAACAGGCCAAACCGATAGCAAATTTGGCTTTGACATTGAATCGGGGCAAGCGCGCCAAGCGTTGGATTTTGTCTTAGCAAATGACCGGTTCCAGATGCGCGGTATCCACGCCCACATCGGTTCGCAAATTTTTGAAGTCACAGGCTTTGTGGCCGCGGCAGAAAAATTAGTCGCCACCATCGTCGAATGGCGGGATGCGATTGGTTATGAACCAGAAGTAATCAACGTGGGTGGTGGTTTTGGTATTCGCTATACGACTGATGATGATCCGATTCCAGCTAGTGATTTTGTTAAAGCTATCATTCAGGCAGTGAAGCAAGCAACCGCGACCAATCATTTAGCGATGCCCGCCATTTGGATTGAACCTGGGCGCTCAATTGTCGGTGAAGCTGGATATAGCCTCTATACCGTTGGGACGCGCAAGGTTGTGCCGGATTTATTGCCATACATCAATGTGGACGGGGGGATGGGCGACAATATTCGGCCAGCGCTTTATCAAGCCAAATACGAAGCCATCCTCGCAAATAATCCGCAGGCGCCAACGACGCGTAAAGTACGGATTTCGGGGAAGTATTGTGAGTCAGGCGATATTTTAGTTTATGAACAAGATATGCCGGCGGTGCAAACTGGCGATATTATCGCGTTATTAGCGACGGGTGCTTATGGCTATTCGATGGCGTCAAATTATAACCGGAATCCGCGGCCGGCGGTGGTCTTCATTGAAAACGGGGCGGCCAAGGTGGTTGTCGAGCGCGAAACATATGCGGATTTAGTCCGCCTCGATAGGAGTTACTTATAA
- the dapD gene encoding 2,3,4,5-tetrahydropyridine-2,6-dicarboxylate N-acetyltransferase, producing the protein MTQLNSQEIINFISNAKKRTPVKVYLKGNLGVLEIPESIQGFIENHTGTIFGDWADVQPFLAANKLKIADYVVENDTRNSAVPLLDLKGINARIEPGATIREQVVIGDNAVIMMGALINIGAEIGESTMIDMGAVLGGRAIVGKHAHVGANAVLAGVIEPASATPVIVEDDVLIGANAVVLEGVRIGQGAIVAAGAIVTEDVAPYTVVGGVPARKLKDVDAKTISKTGLLEALRKL; encoded by the coding sequence ATGACACAATTAAATTCACAAGAAATTATCAATTTTATTAGTAATGCTAAAAAGCGAACACCGGTCAAAGTTTACTTGAAAGGGAATTTAGGGGTGTTGGAAATTCCCGAGAGTATTCAAGGGTTTATTGAAAATCATACGGGGACGATTTTTGGTGATTGGGCGGATGTGCAACCGTTCTTGGCGGCCAATAAATTAAAAATTGCGGATTACGTGGTGGAAAATGATACGCGTAATTCGGCGGTGCCGCTCCTGGATTTGAAGGGGATTAATGCGCGGATTGAACCCGGCGCGACGATTCGTGAGCAAGTTGTGATTGGCGATAATGCGGTGATTATGATGGGGGCGCTGATTAATATTGGCGCTGAAATCGGTGAAAGTACGATGATTGATATGGGAGCAGTGCTTGGTGGCCGCGCGATTGTCGGCAAGCACGCGCATGTCGGGGCGAATGCCGTTTTAGCGGGTGTTATTGAGCCGGCTTCGGCTACTCCAGTCATTGTTGAAGATGATGTTTTGATTGGTGCCAATGCGGTGGTGCTTGAAGGTGTGCGCATTGGTCAAGGCGCGATTGTTGCGGCTGGGGCAATTGTGACTGAAGATGTGGCGCCGTACACGGTTGTCGGGGGAGTGCCTGCTCGTAAATTGAAAGATGTTGATGCAAAAACAATTTCGAAGACAGGGCTCCTGGAAGCATTAAGAAAGTTGTGA